A single genomic interval of Lathyrus oleraceus cultivar Zhongwan6 chromosome 7, CAAS_Psat_ZW6_1.0, whole genome shotgun sequence harbors:
- the LOC127107819 gene encoding uncharacterized protein LOC127107819 isoform X2, whose translation MMKLAENCNIEVPMEVVNLIDDGKNPDLFTRDVINNCIAKNQITKGKTDAFKDFRKHLFEELEQNYPDEVETFRESRAASAASASAASVSVSDALASACASDALATACASDAPACASDAPACASDAPASACASDVPASACVSDVPACESDVPASACASDVPASACASDVPASASVASASSASALASDAPVSASASNALASASDAPASAASVFASDAPVSDSASIAPASAASASAASVFAFAAPVSASAASASTASASAASAYVSNAHVSASASAAAPASVSAELNRLGQKVYCQMEMLVLKEFDVFVSFVIYSLGLKIFLSFILFYLGLHSEFQH comes from the exons ATGATGAAATTGGCGGAAAACTGCAACATCGAGGTTCCTATGGAGGTTGTAAA TTTAATTGATGATGGGAAGAATCCAGACTTATTTACGAGAGATGTTATAAACAACTGTATTGCAAAGAATCAGATCACCAAAGGAAAAACGGATGCTTTCAAG GATTTTCGCAAGCATCTATTTGAGGAATTAGAACAAAACTATCCTGATGAAGTTGAGACATTTAGAGAGAGTCGTGCTGCGTCCGCTGCGTCTGCTTCTGCTGCATCTGTGTCTGTGTCCGATGCACTTGCGTCTGCTTGTGCGTCCGATGCACTTGCTACTGCTTGTGCGTCCGATGCGCCTGCTTGTGCGTCCGATGCGCCTGCTTGTGCGTCCGATGCGCCTGCGTCTGCTTGTGCGTCCGATGTGCCTGCGTCTGCTTGTGTGTCCGATGTGCCTGCTTGTGAGTCCGATGTGCCTGCGTCTGCTTGTGCGTCCGATGTGCCTGCGTCTGCTTGTGCGTCCGATGTGCCTGCGTCTGCGTCCGTTGCGTCTGCTTCTTCTGCATCTGCGCTTGCGTCCGATGCGCCTGTGTCTGCTTCTGCATCCAATGCGCTTGCTTCTGCATCCGATGCGCCTGCTTCTGCTGCATCCGTGTTTGCGTCTGATGCACCTGTGTCTGATTCTGCGTCCATTGCGCCTGCGTCTGCTGCTTCTGCTTCTGCTGCATCCGTGTTTGCGTTCGCTGCGCCTGTTTCTGCATCAGCTGCGTCTGCGTCCACTGCGTCTGCTTCTGCTGCATCCGCGTATGTGTCCAATGCACATGTGTCTGCATCTGCGTCCGCTGCTGCGCCTGCGTCTGTTTCTGCT GAGTTGAATCGGCTCGGACAGAAAGTGTATTGCCAAATGGAGATGTTAGTGTTAAAGGAGTTTGATGTCTTTGTTTCATTTGTAATTTATAGTTTAGGATTGAAGATATttctctcttttattttattttaccTTGGTTTGCATAGTGAATTTCAACACTGA
- the LOC127107819 gene encoding uncharacterized protein LOC127107819 isoform X1, protein MDSSQSPSDGGNGMPPIFQTNDTAASMQNLKQINESIEKTLALIHQLTLTVSNYDDALQMPLLQRINGLVAELDNMMKLAENCNIEVPMEVVNLIDDGKNPDLFTRDVINNCIAKNQITKGKTDAFKDFRKHLFEELEQNYPDEVETFRESRAASAASASAASVSVSDALASACASDALATACASDAPACASDAPACASDAPASACASDVPASACVSDVPACESDVPASACASDVPASACASDVPASASVASASSASALASDAPVSASASNALASASDAPASAASVFASDAPVSDSASIAPASAASASAASVFAFAAPVSASAASASTASASAASAYVSNAHVSASASAAAPASVSAELNRLGQKVYCQMEMLVLKEFDVFVSFVIYSLGLKIFLSFILFYLGLHSEFQH, encoded by the exons ATGGATTCATCACAAAGTCCATCTGATGGGGGAAATGGGATGCCGCCGATCTTTCAAACTAACGATACTGCTGCTTCTATGCAAAACCTGAAGCAGATCAACGAGTCCATTGAGAAAACCTTGGCCCTTATCCATCAACTTACCCTTACTGTCTCTAATTACGATGATGCTCTGCAAATGCCACTCCTCCAACGCAT CAACGGTCTTGTTGCGGAGCTTGACAACATGATGAAATTGGCGGAAAACTGCAACATCGAGGTTCCTATGGAGGTTGTAAA TTTAATTGATGATGGGAAGAATCCAGACTTATTTACGAGAGATGTTATAAACAACTGTATTGCAAAGAATCAGATCACCAAAGGAAAAACGGATGCTTTCAAG GATTTTCGCAAGCATCTATTTGAGGAATTAGAACAAAACTATCCTGATGAAGTTGAGACATTTAGAGAGAGTCGTGCTGCGTCCGCTGCGTCTGCTTCTGCTGCATCTGTGTCTGTGTCCGATGCACTTGCGTCTGCTTGTGCGTCCGATGCACTTGCTACTGCTTGTGCGTCCGATGCGCCTGCTTGTGCGTCCGATGCGCCTGCTTGTGCGTCCGATGCGCCTGCGTCTGCTTGTGCGTCCGATGTGCCTGCGTCTGCTTGTGTGTCCGATGTGCCTGCTTGTGAGTCCGATGTGCCTGCGTCTGCTTGTGCGTCCGATGTGCCTGCGTCTGCTTGTGCGTCCGATGTGCCTGCGTCTGCGTCCGTTGCGTCTGCTTCTTCTGCATCTGCGCTTGCGTCCGATGCGCCTGTGTCTGCTTCTGCATCCAATGCGCTTGCTTCTGCATCCGATGCGCCTGCTTCTGCTGCATCCGTGTTTGCGTCTGATGCACCTGTGTCTGATTCTGCGTCCATTGCGCCTGCGTCTGCTGCTTCTGCTTCTGCTGCATCCGTGTTTGCGTTCGCTGCGCCTGTTTCTGCATCAGCTGCGTCTGCGTCCACTGCGTCTGCTTCTGCTGCATCCGCGTATGTGTCCAATGCACATGTGTCTGCATCTGCGTCCGCTGCTGCGCCTGCGTCTGTTTCTGCT GAGTTGAATCGGCTCGGACAGAAAGTGTATTGCCAAATGGAGATGTTAGTGTTAAAGGAGTTTGATGTCTTTGTTTCATTTGTAATTTATAGTTTAGGATTGAAGATATttctctcttttattttattttaccTTGGTTTGCATAGTGAATTTCAACACTGA